The following coding sequences are from one Electrophorus electricus isolate fEleEle1 chromosome 22, fEleEle1.pri, whole genome shotgun sequence window:
- the kcng1 gene encoding potassium voltage-gated channel subfamily G member 1, producing MTLLAGDGSDYDYSALSCTSDNSINPPPVQEQEALKGVYYKRAQRLLAVTPTGDGSRANAPGGAPASAQRPHAIINVGGLRYRLPWSTLEEFPLSRLGRLRLCSSFDEIMRVCDDYDVAHNEFFFDRSPCAFRAILTFLRAGRLRALRNTCALSFRDELLYWGVPEESLEWCCRRRLLQRAEECDELERAAAEEEEDEEEEEADEQSEGGRGGSRLARCMAKLRDMVERPHSGLPGKIFACLSVLFVTITAVNLSISTMPAMRVEEEAGKCSQMCYNIFIVETVCVAWFSLEFTLRFIQDRSKLAFLRRPLNLIDVVAILPYYITLVVDSTSSGEKRLGSGSSYLDKVGLVLRVLRALRILYVMRLARHSLGLQTLGLTARRCTREFGLLLLFLCVAIALFSPLLYLIENEVAATQEFSSIPATYWWAVITMTTVGYGDMVPRSIPGQVVALSSILSGILLMAFPVTSIFHTFSRSYVELKQEQQRLLQRRTHFMLRSRMAGLGSNMSLESDVLFPSASSDPRDAND from the exons AGCTGCACCTCAGACAACTCCATAAACCCACCACCTGTCCAGGAGCAGGAGGCTCTTAAGGGCGTCTACTATAAGCGGGCTCAGCGTCTCCTTGCGGTGACCCCCACCGGCGACGGTTCGAGGGCGAACGCCCCGGGCGGGGCCCCAGCCAGTGCACAGCGTCCACATGCCATCATCAACGTGGGTGGCTTGCGTTACCGCCTGCCGTGGAGCACGCTGGAGGAGTTCCCGCTGTCACGCCTGGGCCGGCTGAGACTGTGCAGCAGCTTTGATGAGATCATGCGCGTGTGCGACGACTACGACGTGGCACACAACGAGTTCTTTTTTGACCGCAGCCCGTGCGCCTTCCGAGCCATCCTGACGTTCCTGCGTGCTGGCCGGCTGCGTGCGCTTCGCAACACGTGCGCCCTCTCCTTCCGCGACGAGCTGCTCTACTGGGGTGTGCCCGAGGAGAGTCTGGAGTGGTGTTGCCGCCGGCGCCTACTCCAGCGTGCCGAGGAGTGCGATGAACTGGAGCGTGCCGCcgccgaggaggaggaggacgaagaagaggaggaggcggaCGAGCAGAGCGAAGGCGGCCGTGGGGGCTCACGGCTGGCCCGCTGCATGGCCAAGCTCAGGGACATGGTAGAGAGGCCGCACTCAGGCCTGCCTGGAAAGATCTTCGCCTGCCTCTCTGTGTTGTTTGTCACCATCACGGCTGTGAACCTCTCCATTAGCACCATGCCCGccatgagggtggaggaggaagcG GGAAAGTGTTCTCAGATGTGCTACAACATCTTTATCGTGGAGACAGTGTGCGTGGCCTGGTTCTCGCTGGAATTCACGCTGCGGTTTATTCAAGACCGCAGTAAACTGGCCTTCCTGCGGCGCCCGCTCAACCTGATCGACGTCGTAGCCATCTTGCCCTACTACATCACGCTAGTGGTGGACAGTACCTCTTCGGGTGAGAAGAGGCTGGGATCGGGGAGCAGCTACTTGGACAAAGTTGGCCTCGTGCTGCGCGTGCTGCGCGCTTTGCGCATCCTCTACGTGATGCGTTTGGCGAGGCATTCGCTCGGGCTCCAAACTCTTGGACTGACGGCGCGCCGCTGCACTCGCGAATTTGGCTTGttgcttctcttcctctgcGTGGCCATTGCGTTGTTCTCGCCTCTCCTCTACCTTATCGAGAACGAGGTGGCAGCCACACAAGAGTTCAGTAGCATACCCGCCACGTACTGGTGGGCGGTGATTACCATGACGACGGTTGGTTATGGTGACATGGTACCGCGCAGTATCCCCGGGCAGGTGGTCGCACTGAGTAGCATCCTCAGCGGGATTCTTCTCATGGCCTTCCCCGTTACGTCAATCTTCCACACGTTCTCGCGTTCCTACGTCGAGTTGAAGCAGGAGCAACAGCGGTTGTTGCAGCGACGGACTCACTTTATGCTGCGCAGCCGCATGGCTGGCCTCGGCAGCAATATGTCACTTGAAAGCGACGTCCTCTTCCCTAGCGCCTCGTCTGATCCAAGAGACGCAAATGACTGA
- the src gene encoding proto-oncogene tyrosine-protein kinase Src isoform X2: MGATKSKPRELGPRSRSMDGSMGPCGGGGSTGGHHLSPSQQALTPIRNQAGESTQRSVQPIANSSELTPFGGVDSSMNSGTSPHWSALAAGGVTTFVALYDYESRTATDLSFRKGERLQIVNNTEGDWWLARSLTTGQSGYIPSNYVAPSDSIQAEEWYFGKITRRDSERLLLNLENRRGTFLVRESETTKGAYCLSVLDCDNVKGLNVKHYKIRKLDSGGFYITSRTQFINLQQLVGHYRKHADGLCHSLTEVCPVLKPQTQGLARDAWEIPRESLRLDVKLGQGCFGEVWMGTWNGTTRVAIKTLKPGTMSPEAFLQEAQVMKKLRHEKLVQLYAVVSEEPIYIVTEYMGQGSLLDFLKGDMGKMLRLPQLVDMAAQIASGMAYVERMNYVHRDLRAANILVGDNLVCKVADFGLARLIEDNEYTARQGAKFPIKWTAPEAALYGRFTIKSDVWSFGVLLTELATKGRVPYPGMVNREVLDQVERGYRMPCPPECPDSLHELMLTCWRKEPEERPTFEYLQGFLEDYFTSTEPQYQPGENL; the protein is encoded by the exons ATGGGGGCAACAAAGAGTAAGCCCAGAGAGCTGGGCCCGCGCTCCCGCAGCATGGATGGAAGCATGGGGCCGTGTGGCGGGGGGGGAAGCACCGGAGGGCACCACCTCAGTCCATCCCAGCAAGCCCTCACGCCCATCCGAAACCAGGCAGGGGAGAGCACGCAGCGCAGCGTCCAACCCATCGCCAATAGCAGCGAGCTGACCCCGTTCGGAGGAGTGGACTCCTCCATGAACAGTGGCACCTCCCCCCACTGGAGCGCGCTGGCAGCAG GGGGCGTGACTACGTTTGTGGCATTGTATGACTATGAGTCACGCACTGCCACCGATCTGTCATTCAGGAAGGGGGAGCGGCTTCAAATCGTCAACAACAC GGAGGGAGACTGGTGGCTGGCCCGCTCACTGACCACAGGACAAAGTGGCTACATCCCCAGCAACTACGTTGCGCCATCGGACTCCATCCAGGCTGAAGA GTGGTACTTTGGGAAAATAACCCGCAGGGACTCTGAACGTTTGCTCTTGAATCTTGAGAACAGAAGGGGAACTTTCCTGGTTCGGGAGAGTGAGACCACCAAAG GTGCTTACTGTCTATCTGTACTCGACTGCGACAATGTGAAGGGGCTGAACGTGAAGCATTACAAGATCCGCAAGCTGGACAGTGGCGGCTTCTATATCACGTCCCGTACGCAGTTCATCAACCTGCAGCAGCTGGTTGGCCACTACCGCA AGCATGCTGATGGCTTGTGTCACAGTCTGACGGAGGTGTGCCCAGTGCTGAAGCCCCAGACTCAGGGCTTGGCTCGAGATGCCTGGGAGATCCCCCGTGAGTCCTTGCGGCTGGATGTGAAACTGGGTCAGGGCTGCTTCGGAGAGGTCTGGATGG GCACTTGGAATGGGACGACACGTGTGGCCATAAAGACCCTGAAGCCGGGCACCATGTCCCCTGAGGCCTTTCTGCAGGAGGCCCAGGTCATGAAGAAACTGCGACATGAGAAACTGGTTCAGCTGTACGCTGTGGTGTCAGAGGAACCCATCTACATCGTCACAGAGTACATGGGCCAAG GAAGTCTGCTTGACTTTTTGAAAGGGGACATGGGTAAGATGCTGCGATTGCCCCAGCTGGTTGACATGGCTGCCCAG ATCGCTTCAGGCATGGCGTACGTGGAGAGAATGAACTACGTGCACCGAGACCTCAGGGCTGCCAACATCCTGGTAGGAGACAACCTGGTGTGTAAAGTGGCAGACTTCGGCCTGGCACGCCTCATAGAGGACAACGAATACACTGCCAGACAGG GGGCAAAGTTTCCAATAAAGTGGACTGCACCGGAGGCTGCTCTTTATGGTCGTTTCACCATCAAGTCAGATGTTTGGTCTTTTGGGGTTTTACTGACCGAGCTAGCTACTAAAGGCAGGGTGCCATATCCAG GGATGGTGAACCGGGAGGTGCTTGACCAAGTGGAGCGCGGCTACAGGATGCCGTGTCCGCCCGAGTGCCCAGACTCTCTGCATGAACTCATGCTTACCTGCTGGAGGAAAGAGCCTGAGGAGCGGCCCACCTTTGAGTACTTGCAGGGCTTCCTGGAGGACTACTTCACCTCCACCGAGCCACAGTACCAGCCAGGGGAGAACCTGTAG
- the src gene encoding proto-oncogene tyrosine-protein kinase Src isoform X1, with translation MGATKSKPRELGPRSRSMDGSMGPCGGGGSTGGHHLSPSQQALTPIRNQAGESTQRSVQPIANSSELTPFGGVDSSMNSGTSPHWSALAAGGVTTFVALYDYESRTATDLSFRKGERLQIVNNTRKLNCREGDWWLARSLTTGQSGYIPSNYVAPSDSIQAEEWYFGKITRRDSERLLLNLENRRGTFLVRESETTKGAYCLSVLDCDNVKGLNVKHYKIRKLDSGGFYITSRTQFINLQQLVGHYRKHADGLCHSLTEVCPVLKPQTQGLARDAWEIPRESLRLDVKLGQGCFGEVWMGTWNGTTRVAIKTLKPGTMSPEAFLQEAQVMKKLRHEKLVQLYAVVSEEPIYIVTEYMGQGSLLDFLKGDMGKMLRLPQLVDMAAQIASGMAYVERMNYVHRDLRAANILVGDNLVCKVADFGLARLIEDNEYTARQGAKFPIKWTAPEAALYGRFTIKSDVWSFGVLLTELATKGRVPYPGMVNREVLDQVERGYRMPCPPECPDSLHELMLTCWRKEPEERPTFEYLQGFLEDYFTSTEPQYQPGENL, from the exons ATGGGGGCAACAAAGAGTAAGCCCAGAGAGCTGGGCCCGCGCTCCCGCAGCATGGATGGAAGCATGGGGCCGTGTGGCGGGGGGGGAAGCACCGGAGGGCACCACCTCAGTCCATCCCAGCAAGCCCTCACGCCCATCCGAAACCAGGCAGGGGAGAGCACGCAGCGCAGCGTCCAACCCATCGCCAATAGCAGCGAGCTGACCCCGTTCGGAGGAGTGGACTCCTCCATGAACAGTGGCACCTCCCCCCACTGGAGCGCGCTGGCAGCAG GGGGCGTGACTACGTTTGTGGCATTGTATGACTATGAGTCACGCACTGCCACCGATCTGTCATTCAGGAAGGGGGAGCGGCTTCAAATCGTCAACAACAC GAGAAAGCTGAACTGCAG GGAGGGAGACTGGTGGCTGGCCCGCTCACTGACCACAGGACAAAGTGGCTACATCCCCAGCAACTACGTTGCGCCATCGGACTCCATCCAGGCTGAAGA GTGGTACTTTGGGAAAATAACCCGCAGGGACTCTGAACGTTTGCTCTTGAATCTTGAGAACAGAAGGGGAACTTTCCTGGTTCGGGAGAGTGAGACCACCAAAG GTGCTTACTGTCTATCTGTACTCGACTGCGACAATGTGAAGGGGCTGAACGTGAAGCATTACAAGATCCGCAAGCTGGACAGTGGCGGCTTCTATATCACGTCCCGTACGCAGTTCATCAACCTGCAGCAGCTGGTTGGCCACTACCGCA AGCATGCTGATGGCTTGTGTCACAGTCTGACGGAGGTGTGCCCAGTGCTGAAGCCCCAGACTCAGGGCTTGGCTCGAGATGCCTGGGAGATCCCCCGTGAGTCCTTGCGGCTGGATGTGAAACTGGGTCAGGGCTGCTTCGGAGAGGTCTGGATGG GCACTTGGAATGGGACGACACGTGTGGCCATAAAGACCCTGAAGCCGGGCACCATGTCCCCTGAGGCCTTTCTGCAGGAGGCCCAGGTCATGAAGAAACTGCGACATGAGAAACTGGTTCAGCTGTACGCTGTGGTGTCAGAGGAACCCATCTACATCGTCACAGAGTACATGGGCCAAG GAAGTCTGCTTGACTTTTTGAAAGGGGACATGGGTAAGATGCTGCGATTGCCCCAGCTGGTTGACATGGCTGCCCAG ATCGCTTCAGGCATGGCGTACGTGGAGAGAATGAACTACGTGCACCGAGACCTCAGGGCTGCCAACATCCTGGTAGGAGACAACCTGGTGTGTAAAGTGGCAGACTTCGGCCTGGCACGCCTCATAGAGGACAACGAATACACTGCCAGACAGG GGGCAAAGTTTCCAATAAAGTGGACTGCACCGGAGGCTGCTCTTTATGGTCGTTTCACCATCAAGTCAGATGTTTGGTCTTTTGGGGTTTTACTGACCGAGCTAGCTACTAAAGGCAGGGTGCCATATCCAG GGATGGTGAACCGGGAGGTGCTTGACCAAGTGGAGCGCGGCTACAGGATGCCGTGTCCGCCCGAGTGCCCAGACTCTCTGCATGAACTCATGCTTACCTGCTGGAGGAAAGAGCCTGAGGAGCGGCCCACCTTTGAGTACTTGCAGGGCTTCCTGGAGGACTACTTCACCTCCACCGAGCCACAGTACCAGCCAGGGGAGAACCTGTAG